A genomic region of Christiangramia sp. OXR-203 contains the following coding sequences:
- the gldN gene encoding gliding motility protein GldN produces MSLKEIFVYGFVMMMGASSFGQANILNANKPEDIGKKSQAQAMVDQEDKPLEYGYVGDRDILWSKGTWEIIDLDERVNFPLYYPIDTNNIGSSRRSLYDVVTSAIKEGKIQNVYADSYFTEKRTLKDISATISKVDTTDLGIEQYNAGEEVDAQFIDRRDLGAADIVEYHIRGIWYFDKRLAELKYRILGIAPVAPDVNFIDSGQTDLVELFWVWYPDAREVLHDAQVFTGGNTAQTITFDHLLNARRFDGVIYKEDNVQGDREIDEYIADNAFMQLLESQRIKEQIRNFEQDMWSY; encoded by the coding sequence ATGAGCTTGAAAGAAATTTTTGTTTATGGATTTGTGATGATGATGGGTGCTTCTTCTTTCGGTCAGGCAAACATCCTGAATGCGAATAAGCCTGAAGATATCGGGAAGAAATCGCAAGCTCAGGCAATGGTGGATCAGGAAGACAAACCTCTGGAATATGGGTACGTTGGTGACCGTGATATTTTATGGTCAAAAGGAACCTGGGAGATTATCGATTTGGATGAAAGAGTAAACTTCCCATTGTATTATCCAATAGACACCAATAACATTGGTTCTAGCAGAAGGTCATTGTATGATGTGGTTACTTCAGCGATCAAAGAAGGTAAAATTCAGAATGTTTATGCCGATTCTTATTTTACTGAAAAACGTACTTTAAAGGATATTAGCGCTACTATTTCGAAAGTTGATACAACAGATCTTGGGATTGAACAGTACAATGCTGGAGAAGAAGTAGATGCTCAGTTCATTGATCGTCGAGATCTAGGAGCTGCAGATATCGTAGAATATCATATTCGTGGGATCTGGTATTTCGACAAGCGTCTTGCAGAATTAAAGTATAGAATTCTGGGGATCGCTCCGGTAGCACCTGATGTAAACTTTATTGATTCAGGACAAACAGATCTTGTTGAGTTATTCTGGGTATGGTATCCAGATGCACGTGAAGTTCTTCACGATGCACAGGTATTCACTGGAGGGAACACGGCACAGACCATTACGTTTGATCACTTACTGAATGCCAGGCGTTTTGATGGTGTGATCTATAAAGAAGATAATGTACAGGGTGATCGTGAGATCGATGAGTATATCGCAGATAATGCATTTATGCAATTGCTAGAATCTCAGAGAATCAAGGAGCAGATTCGAAACTTTGAACAGGATATGTGGAGTTACTAA
- a CDS encoding FAD-dependent oxidoreductase, protein MVDKKVDFIIVGTGLAGLAISRELNFRGNSFIAFDNSSQISSYVAGGIFNPVILKRFTPAWKAKEQMEIAIPFYAEMERELQQNFINHWDIYRRFYSIEEQNDWFVAADKPLLAPYLDQNLVKNSNPSVKTDYGFGRVKHTGNLDTEVMLEAYRDQLQKKQLLKAEKFDYDLVKMDGNRIVYKDIQAKYVIFCEGFGVTRNPFFNYFPLHGNKGEYIIIKSPELKLDFAIKASVFIMPMGNDLYKVGATYNNHDKTPEPTSEAREQLEASLKQVINVSYEVVDQVAGIRPTSGDRRPVIGKHPEFENMYCFNGFGSRGVLIAPYLAPKLADHILENSTLEQEIDIARFKKRYFRRN, encoded by the coding sequence ATGGTAGATAAAAAGGTAGATTTTATAATCGTAGGGACCGGGCTTGCAGGGCTGGCCATTAGTCGTGAACTAAATTTTAGAGGTAACAGCTTTATCGCGTTTGATAACAGCTCTCAAATCTCGTCGTACGTTGCGGGAGGTATTTTTAATCCAGTGATTCTAAAGCGATTTACACCCGCATGGAAAGCTAAAGAACAAATGGAAATTGCCATCCCATTTTATGCTGAAATGGAACGGGAACTACAGCAGAATTTTATAAATCACTGGGATATCTATAGAAGATTTTATTCAATAGAAGAGCAAAATGACTGGTTTGTAGCTGCAGACAAACCTTTGCTCGCTCCTTATCTGGATCAAAACCTCGTAAAGAATTCTAATCCCTCAGTAAAGACAGATTATGGATTTGGACGCGTTAAGCATACTGGAAACCTCGATACCGAGGTTATGCTGGAGGCCTATCGAGATCAGCTTCAGAAGAAGCAGCTATTAAAAGCCGAAAAGTTTGATTATGATCTTGTGAAAATGGATGGTAATCGTATAGTGTATAAGGATATTCAAGCAAAATATGTTATTTTCTGCGAAGGATTTGGAGTAACAAGGAATCCGTTTTTCAATTATTTTCCATTACATGGGAATAAGGGTGAATATATCATTATCAAATCCCCTGAACTTAAGCTTGATTTTGCAATTAAAGCTTCGGTTTTTATAATGCCTATGGGGAATGACCTCTATAAGGTAGGGGCAACTTATAATAATCATGATAAAACTCCAGAACCAACTTCAGAAGCTAGAGAGCAATTGGAAGCTTCATTAAAACAGGTTATAAATGTGAGTTATGAGGTAGTGGATCAAGTGGCCGGCATACGTCCTACTTCGGGAGATAGACGCCCGGTAATTGGAAAACATCCGGAATTCGAGAATATGTATTGCTTCAACGGTTTTGGTAGTCGTGGGGTTCTAATAGCCCCTTATCTGGCACCAAAATTAGCAGATCATATTCTCGAAAACTCTACTTTAGAGCAAGAAATTGATATTGCCAGGTTTAAGAAAAGATATTTTAGAAGAAATTAG
- a CDS encoding DUF983 domain-containing protein, translating to MNMLKGTKVYSIAKGTCPVCQEESMYKEPNPYKLNRVYQMHERCSNCGTKYKIEPSFFYGAMYVSYAVGIAFAVAAFVIAYVFLNASLLASFFSIVGTLVILMPVIMRLSRNIWINLFFSYKKNAGKA from the coding sequence ATGAACATGCTTAAAGGAACTAAAGTTTATAGTATTGCCAAAGGCACCTGTCCTGTGTGTCAGGAAGAAAGCATGTATAAGGAACCAAACCCTTATAAACTTAATAGGGTATATCAAATGCACGAACGTTGTAGCAATTGCGGCACGAAGTATAAGATAGAACCATCATTCTTTTATGGCGCCATGTATGTTAGCTACGCGGTTGGTATTGCATTCGCAGTAGCAGCTTTTGTCATAGCTTACGTATTTCTAAACGCCAGTCTTCTAGCGTCTTTTTTCTCGATTGTAGGAACCCTGGTTATTCTTATGCCCGTAATCATGAGATTATCACGCAATATCTGGATAAACCTGTTTTTCAGCTATAAAAAGAATGCTGGTAAGGCCTAA
- a CDS encoding ABC-F family ATP-binding cassette domain-containing protein, producing the protein MLNIHNLSVSFQGEYLFKEVSFRLGAGDRVGLIGKNGAGKSTMLKIISGEQEYDTGQIAKDKELRIGFLKQDLEFEQGRTVIDEAHQAFAEIKQLEAKMEHINEQLATRTDYESDSYSQLIEDLSEVTHQYEIIGGYNYEGETEKVLQGLGFQREDFEKLTQTFSGGWRMRIELAKLLLQSNDILLLDEPTNHLDIESIIWLEIFLNNYTGCVMLVSHDKMFLNNVTNRSIEISLGHIYDYRKPYSEFIEFRKELREQQLAAQKNQQKEIENTEKLIDKFRAKASKASMAQSLIKRLDKIDRIEVDEDDNSVMSVNFPVSVTPGKVVIEAEDLQKFYGEKQVLKDVELLIERQSKIAFVGQNGQGKTTLAKIIIGEIPHEGTLKLGHNVQLGYFAQNQAEYLDGEKTVLATMEDASNETNRTKVRDMLGAFLFRGDEVEKKVKVLSGGERNRLALCKMLLEPFNVLVMDEPTNHLDIKSKNVLKDALKNFEGTLIIVSHDRDFLQGLTSRVYEFRDHKIREYLGDLDYYLDQRKMQDMRAVEKSDKGRKNKQDKTKNKQSSFGDQKEAKRLKNQLSKIEAKITKLEKDIKSKDKELAQNYEKTITRSDFLNKYNESKKKLENLMKEWEEIQFSLEEIS; encoded by the coding sequence ATGCTCAATATTCATAATTTATCAGTATCGTTCCAGGGTGAATATCTCTTTAAAGAGGTAAGTTTTAGACTCGGTGCAGGAGATCGTGTAGGTCTTATTGGAAAGAACGGGGCTGGAAAATCCACCATGTTAAAGATTATTTCTGGAGAACAGGAATATGATACCGGGCAAATTGCTAAGGATAAAGAACTTAGAATTGGTTTTTTAAAGCAGGATCTGGAATTTGAACAGGGGAGAACTGTGATCGATGAAGCTCACCAGGCATTTGCAGAAATCAAGCAGCTGGAAGCGAAAATGGAGCATATTAATGAACAACTTGCTACCAGAACAGATTACGAAAGTGATTCCTATAGTCAATTGATCGAAGATCTAAGTGAGGTCACTCACCAGTATGAGATCATTGGTGGATATAATTATGAGGGTGAAACCGAAAAGGTTTTGCAGGGACTTGGCTTCCAGCGTGAAGATTTTGAAAAGCTAACACAAACTTTTTCCGGAGGATGGAGAATGCGTATTGAACTGGCTAAACTTCTTCTACAAAGCAACGATATTTTGCTATTGGATGAGCCTACCAACCACCTTGATATCGAAAGTATTATCTGGCTGGAAATTTTTCTGAATAATTATACGGGTTGTGTGATGCTGGTATCTCACGATAAAATGTTTCTGAATAATGTGACCAATAGAAGTATTGAAATTTCTTTAGGACACATCTATGATTACCGAAAGCCTTATTCTGAATTTATAGAATTCAGAAAAGAATTACGGGAGCAGCAACTTGCAGCTCAGAAGAATCAGCAGAAGGAAATTGAGAATACTGAAAAACTGATCGATAAATTTAGAGCTAAGGCCAGTAAGGCTTCCATGGCTCAATCACTTATTAAAAGGCTTGATAAAATAGATCGCATTGAAGTTGATGAAGATGACAACTCTGTAATGAGCGTAAATTTTCCTGTTTCGGTAACCCCGGGGAAAGTCGTTATTGAGGCAGAGGATCTTCAGAAATTTTACGGAGAGAAGCAGGTGCTCAAGGATGTGGAATTACTTATTGAAAGGCAAAGTAAGATCGCATTTGTAGGTCAGAATGGACAGGGAAAAACAACACTGGCAAAGATCATCATAGGTGAAATACCGCATGAAGGAACTTTAAAACTTGGCCACAATGTACAACTTGGATATTTCGCCCAGAATCAGGCCGAATATCTGGATGGTGAAAAGACCGTACTGGCAACTATGGAAGATGCTTCCAATGAAACGAACCGCACGAAAGTAAGGGATATGCTTGGCGCATTTCTCTTCAGAGGAGATGAAGTTGAGAAAAAAGTAAAAGTACTATCCGGTGGAGAACGAAACAGGTTGGCCTTATGTAAAATGTTACTGGAACCTTTCAATGTTCTGGTCATGGATGAGCCTACGAATCACCTGGACATAAAATCTAAAAACGTGCTGAAGGATGCCTTGAAGAATTTCGAAGGTACGCTGATCATCGTTTCACACGACAGGGACTTTTTACAAGGCCTTACAAGTAGAGTTTACGAATTTCGTGATCATAAGATCAGAGAGTATCTTGGAGACCTGGATTATTATCTGGATCAAAGAAAGATGCAGGATATGAGAGCTGTGGAGAAGTCGGATAAAGGAAGAAAGAACAAGCAGGATAAGACAAAGAATAAACAGTCTTCTTTTGGAGATCAGAAAGAAGCTAAAAGGCTTAAGAACCAATTGAGCAAAATAGAGGCAAAGATCACTAAGCTTGAAAAAGATATTAAATCTAAAGATAAGGAGCTGGCTCAAAATTATGAGAAGACCATCACCAGATCAGATTTTTTAAATAAGTACAACGAATCAAAAAAGAAACTGGAGAATTTGATGAAGGAATGGGAAGAAATTCAATTCAGCCTGGAAGAAATCAGCTAA
- a CDS encoding efflux RND transporter periplasmic adaptor subunit: protein MDKRKIILSLLGVVLIVGAIFGAKAIIDSKEQPKPNIQKTVKTVFVDTVKNSSIAIKIPANGNLVAKDRVELYAEVQGVFRYSSQDFKAGQAYQRGQTLLKIDAAEYEASVQSAKSELYNQITAIMPDLRLDYPEIFPKWQQYLNNLDVNSSIPPLPEPANDKERYFISGRGINSAYFNIKNLEQRLVKYRITAPFDGVLTEALVTEGTLIRNGQKLGEFIDPEVYELQVSIGKQYADLLQVNEKVSLTDNSGNKSYEGKVSRINARIDQATQTVNVFIEVAAQGLKEGMYMQANLDARNEENAIEIDRSLVNDRNEIFTVQDSVLKTIEVKPVYFSDRKVVIKGVPDGEVIITRQVSGAYNGMPVKIAEENNTADTAASSDSNSESKVQ from the coding sequence ATGGATAAACGCAAGATCATACTTTCTCTACTGGGCGTTGTGCTCATAGTAGGTGCCATATTTGGGGCAAAGGCTATCATAGACAGCAAAGAACAGCCTAAACCAAATATTCAGAAGACCGTAAAAACAGTATTTGTTGATACTGTCAAAAATTCGTCTATAGCGATCAAAATACCCGCGAACGGGAACCTGGTTGCCAAAGATCGGGTAGAACTCTACGCAGAAGTTCAGGGTGTTTTTCGCTATAGTTCTCAGGATTTCAAAGCAGGACAGGCATACCAAAGAGGGCAGACACTATTGAAGATCGATGCGGCCGAATACGAAGCAAGTGTACAATCGGCCAAAAGTGAACTTTACAATCAAATCACGGCGATCATGCCAGATCTTAGACTTGATTACCCGGAGATCTTTCCGAAGTGGCAACAATATCTAAATAATCTTGATGTTAATAGTTCTATTCCGCCATTGCCGGAACCAGCTAATGATAAGGAGCGTTATTTTATAAGCGGTCGTGGTATTAATTCCGCATATTTTAATATTAAAAATCTTGAGCAGCGCCTGGTAAAATACAGGATTACTGCGCCCTTTGACGGAGTTCTAACCGAAGCACTGGTTACCGAGGGGACTTTGATACGAAACGGGCAGAAACTGGGAGAATTTATAGACCCCGAGGTTTACGAACTTCAGGTTTCGATAGGAAAACAGTACGCAGATCTCTTGCAGGTTAATGAAAAAGTAAGTCTTACTGATAATAGCGGTAATAAATCTTACGAAGGTAAAGTAAGTCGGATTAATGCGAGGATAGATCAGGCTACACAGACCGTGAATGTCTTTATCGAAGTAGCTGCCCAAGGTTTGAAGGAAGGTATGTATATGCAGGCCAATCTGGATGCAAGAAATGAAGAAAATGCGATCGAAATTGATCGAAGCTTAGTGAATGATCGTAATGAGATATTTACCGTTCAGGATTCCGTATTAAAAACCATCGAAGTGAAGCCGGTATATTTTTCAGACCGAAAAGTGGTGATTAAAGGTGTACCAGATGGGGAAGTGATCATAACCAGACAGGTTTCCGGAGCATATAATGGGATGCCGGTAAAGATTGCTGAAGAAAATAATACGGCAGATACCGCAGCTAGTTCTGATTCCAATTCTGAAAGCAAGGTTCAATGA
- a CDS encoding efflux RND transporter permease subunit yields the protein MRGIISYFIKYHVAVNVMIIAFVIFGVVGMLRMQSSFFPLIESEIITINVAYPGAAPEEIEEGIVLKIEDNLKGLVGVDRVTSVSRENGGSITVEIDSDEDIDVMLSEVKNAVDRVPNFPSGMEPLVVAKQENIRETFDFFVSGEGVDLATLKQIGRQIEYDLRAMDGLSQIELSGFPEEEIEIAVDENDLLAFNITFTEVAQAVAQANILTTGGSIKTQEEDFLIRADNRSYYGKELNKLVVKSQADGTTVTLEDVATIRDRFSETPNASYINGQIAVSVNISTTNNEDLISAAEKVRNYVEEFNEKNDTLKIIVEDDRSITLNQRTQLLIENGAVGIILVLLFLSFFLNTRLAFWVAFGLPISFLGMFIFAAGFGVTINVLSLFGMIIVIGILVDDGIVISENIYQHYERGKKPVQAAIDGTMEVLPPILSAIITTILAFSTFLFLDSRIGEFFGEVSTVVILTLVVSLVEALIILPAHIAHSKALVRETEEEQKKKKGLSRLFLKLRIINKYGDQLMAYLRDKLYEPVIRATVAHRFLSLSILITLFILTVGSVMGGVVNVTLFPSIASDRVSIDLLMPEGTNPKKTDSIISIVEDAAWRVNEDFTERQTGNKQVVKNIVRRVGPGNNKASLRVNLLPGEERDFGSPEITNAIRDEVGQVYGVERLTFGSGGNFGGKPVSVSLLGNNLVELERAKEELKEAMEENSTLKDVTDTDPDGIKEITIDLNENAYALGLNLREVMSQVRAGFFGLQAQRFQRGQDEIRVWVRYDRENRESINDLDDMRIVTPDGNRVPFGEIATYEIRRGTESISHLEGLREIRVEADMDDPDASSTDAIANIGENVLPDILSKYPSVSVSYEGQNREAEKLTKSAEKVFPIILFLIYAVIAFTFRSYSQPLLLMIMIPFSIIGVAWGHYIHGFPVNILSLLGIIALVGIMVNDGLVLIGKFNSYLREGMRFEKALIEAGKSRFRAIFLTSLTTIAGIAPLLLEKSRQAQFLKPMAISIAYGIFIATFLTLLVLPLLLSITNSGKARAKWLKTGNKVSRESVERAIKEKNDEDERQSELDEANKNQNY from the coding sequence ATGAGAGGTATCATAAGTTACTTTATAAAGTACCACGTTGCGGTGAATGTTATGATCATCGCATTTGTGATATTTGGAGTTGTGGGAATGTTGCGAATGCAATCTTCTTTTTTCCCATTGATCGAATCTGAGATCATTACCATTAATGTTGCATATCCCGGGGCAGCGCCTGAAGAAATTGAGGAAGGGATTGTTCTTAAAATTGAAGATAATCTCAAAGGCCTGGTTGGAGTAGACCGGGTAACTTCAGTTTCAAGAGAGAATGGAGGTAGTATCACAGTGGAAATAGATTCAGATGAAGATATTGATGTGATGCTTTCCGAAGTGAAGAACGCAGTGGATAGAGTGCCCAATTTTCCGTCAGGCATGGAGCCATTGGTGGTGGCGAAACAGGAAAACATCCGTGAAACTTTTGACTTTTTTGTAAGCGGTGAAGGCGTAGATCTTGCAACTTTAAAGCAAATTGGAAGGCAGATCGAATATGATCTAAGGGCAATGGACGGTCTTTCTCAAATTGAACTGTCCGGATTTCCTGAAGAAGAAATTGAAATAGCAGTTGATGAAAATGACCTGCTGGCCTTCAATATTACTTTTACTGAAGTCGCCCAGGCGGTTGCTCAGGCCAATATACTTACCACAGGTGGTAGTATTAAAACACAGGAAGAAGATTTCCTTATTCGGGCAGATAATCGTTCCTACTACGGAAAAGAATTGAACAAGCTGGTAGTGAAGTCACAAGCTGATGGGACTACGGTTACTCTGGAAGATGTGGCAACTATTCGCGACAGGTTTTCAGAAACTCCGAATGCATCTTATATCAATGGACAGATTGCGGTAAGCGTCAACATATCTACTACTAATAATGAAGATCTTATTTCTGCGGCAGAAAAGGTTCGTAATTATGTAGAAGAATTTAACGAGAAAAATGATACGCTAAAGATCATCGTGGAAGATGACCGTAGTATCACGCTGAATCAAAGAACACAACTTCTTATTGAGAATGGAGCAGTCGGGATCATTCTGGTGCTTCTTTTTCTCTCATTTTTTCTGAATACAAGGCTGGCATTCTGGGTAGCTTTCGGGCTTCCAATTTCCTTTCTTGGTATGTTTATTTTCGCCGCAGGATTTGGAGTAACTATCAATGTGCTCTCATTATTCGGAATGATCATTGTTATCGGGATCCTGGTAGATGATGGGATTGTTATTTCTGAAAATATCTACCAGCATTACGAAAGAGGTAAAAAGCCTGTACAGGCAGCCATTGATGGAACGATGGAAGTGCTACCACCGATACTTTCCGCGATCATTACCACGATTTTAGCCTTTTCCACATTCCTGTTCTTAGATAGCCGAATTGGAGAATTCTTTGGCGAGGTTAGTACAGTAGTTATTTTGACCCTGGTTGTTTCCCTGGTAGAAGCGTTGATCATATTACCAGCGCATATTGCCCATTCGAAAGCTTTAGTTCGGGAAACTGAAGAAGAACAGAAAAAGAAGAAAGGACTTTCGAGGTTGTTTCTGAAACTAAGGATCATCAATAAATATGGAGATCAATTGATGGCTTATCTGCGGGACAAGCTATACGAACCTGTTATTCGCGCTACAGTTGCACATAGGTTTTTGAGTCTCTCTATCCTAATCACACTATTTATTCTAACTGTAGGTTCTGTAATGGGTGGCGTGGTGAACGTTACTTTATTTCCAAGTATCGCCAGCGACCGGGTAAGTATAGATCTCTTGATGCCAGAGGGAACGAACCCTAAGAAGACAGACAGTATCATTTCGATAGTCGAGGATGCTGCATGGAGAGTGAACGAAGACTTTACTGAACGCCAGACAGGAAATAAGCAGGTCGTTAAAAACATTGTTCGTAGAGTTGGACCGGGTAATAACAAGGCTTCATTACGAGTAAATTTATTACCAGGAGAAGAGCGTGATTTTGGTTCGCCCGAAATTACCAATGCAATTCGAGATGAAGTAGGACAGGTTTACGGAGTGGAGCGTTTAACCTTTGGTAGCGGTGGAAACTTTGGTGGAAAGCCGGTTTCTGTATCCCTTTTGGGAAATAACCTTGTAGAACTTGAGCGTGCCAAGGAAGAACTTAAAGAGGCTATGGAAGAGAATTCCACGCTAAAGGATGTAACAGATACAGATCCCGATGGGATCAAAGAGATCACAATAGATCTTAATGAGAATGCCTATGCTTTAGGCTTGAATCTTAGAGAGGTGATGAGCCAGGTGCGTGCAGGATTCTTTGGGTTACAGGCACAGCGATTTCAGCGTGGGCAGGATGAAATAAGGGTCTGGGTTCGTTATGATCGCGAGAATAGAGAATCTATCAATGATCTTGATGATATGCGTATTGTAACTCCAGATGGAAACCGTGTGCCATTTGGTGAGATCGCCACTTATGAAATTAGACGTGGTACAGAATCTATTAGTCACCTTGAAGGACTCAGAGAAATTAGGGTAGAGGCAGACATGGATGATCCGGATGCCAGTTCTACCGATGCTATTGCTAATATTGGAGAAAACGTACTTCCGGATATATTGTCAAAATATCCAAGTGTATCTGTTTCCTATGAGGGGCAGAATCGCGAAGCAGAAAAACTGACTAAATCTGCGGAAAAAGTATTTCCTATCATTTTGTTCCTAATCTATGCAGTAATCGCTTTTACGTTTAGAAGTTATAGCCAGCCGTTATTATTGATGATTATGATTCCATTCAGTATCATTGGTGTGGCCTGGGGGCATTATATACATGGTTTCCCTGTGAATATTCTTTCTTTACTTGGGATCATTGCACTGGTGGGAATTATGGTGAATGACGGGCTTGTACTTATTGGAAAGTTCAATTCCTATCTGAGGGAAGGCATGCGCTTCGAGAAAGCACTGATTGAAGCAGGAAAGTCGCGATTTAGAGCTATTTTCCTTACATCTCTAACAACCATTGCGGGTATTGCACCTTTACTTCTAGAAAAAAGCAGACAGGCACAATTCTTAAAGCCTATGGCAATTTCTATCGCCTACGGAATTTTTATTGCCACCTTCTTAACTTTACTGGTGTTGCCATTGTTGCTTTCTATTACCAATTCAGGTAAAGCCAGAGCAAAATGGTTAAAAACCGGGAATAAAGTGAGTCGGGAATCTGTAGAGAGAGCGATCAAGGAGAAAAATGATGAAGATGAGCGCCAGAGTGAGCTTGATGAGGCGAATAAGAATCAGAATTACTAG
- a CDS encoding TolC family protein translates to MRLRKFILSILIALFWSVGAVAQDSLLTKQEVISRALAENFGIRIAENNVEIADNNQNILNSGYLPTLTGLAGANYDLNDRVTEPENGETVDQRGIESNRYNASINLGYTLFDGLGRLYNYKSLQEQYDLSQLEARETIENTILQIMSVYYEVARLSENINVLEETLEISKNRVTRAQYQFEYGQANNLVVLNARVDVNNDSISLIETEQLLKNTKRDLNVLLNREITANDFSVDTTVTFISDLELDSFVTEAEINNVSLLQIEQSLEISDYDIKINKSGYLPSIDLTGSYGWNLNRSAATAFFPGSTTTTDGLAAGVSLRWDLFDGGFRNIQVRNSKIRYENQKIQKEQLISQVQRDIANSLGNYRNKLFILKVQEENVETNLNNFNRSEEQYKLGRISSIEFRQAQINLLDARTSLNLAKYDAKLAELQVLQLTGQLLNVNL, encoded by the coding sequence ATGAGATTGAGAAAATTTATCCTTAGCATTTTGATCGCACTTTTTTGGAGTGTTGGTGCTGTTGCGCAGGATAGCCTGCTCACTAAACAGGAAGTTATATCCAGAGCACTGGCTGAGAACTTTGGAATAAGGATCGCTGAGAATAATGTCGAAATTGCCGATAACAACCAGAATATTTTAAACTCAGGCTATTTGCCGACACTTACGGGGCTCGCCGGAGCGAATTACGACCTGAATGATCGTGTTACTGAACCTGAAAATGGTGAAACCGTAGATCAACGCGGGATCGAAAGTAACCGTTATAATGCTTCCATAAATTTAGGATATACATTGTTTGATGGTCTGGGTCGTTTGTATAATTATAAAAGTCTTCAGGAGCAATATGATCTCTCTCAACTAGAAGCCCGGGAAACTATAGAAAATACCATTCTACAGATCATGAGCGTGTATTATGAGGTCGCCAGACTTTCAGAAAACATCAATGTTCTTGAGGAGACTCTGGAAATATCCAAGAATCGTGTAACGCGTGCTCAATATCAATTTGAATATGGGCAGGCGAACAATCTTGTGGTTCTAAATGCAAGGGTAGACGTAAACAACGATAGTATTTCTTTGATAGAAACCGAACAATTGCTGAAGAATACCAAGCGGGATCTAAATGTACTTCTGAATAGAGAAATTACCGCAAACGATTTTTCCGTAGATACAACAGTAACATTTATAAGTGACCTTGAGCTGGATAGTTTTGTTACTGAAGCTGAAATTAACAATGTTTCATTGCTGCAGATCGAGCAAAGTCTGGAAATTAGTGACTATGATATCAAGATCAATAAGAGCGGTTATTTGCCTTCCATAGACCTTACCGGATCATATGGATGGAACCTGAACCGAAGTGCTGCAACCGCCTTCTTTCCGGGTAGTACAACTACTACAGATGGACTTGCTGCTGGAGTTAGTTTACGCTGGGATTTGTTTGATGGAGGTTTTAGAAATATTCAGGTTAGAAACTCTAAAATAAGATATGAGAATCAGAAAATTCAGAAAGAACAATTGATCAGTCAGGTTCAACGGGATATCGCGAATTCCCTCGGAAATTATCGAAATAAACTGTTTATTCTCAAAGTACAGGAAGAGAATGTTGAAACGAATTTGAATAACTTCAATCGATCTGAAGAGCAATATAAACTTGGAAGAATTTCTTCGATAGAATTCAGGCAGGCACAGATCAATCTTTTAGA